The Brachyhypopomus gauderio isolate BG-103 chromosome 7, BGAUD_0.2, whole genome shotgun sequence genome has a window encoding:
- the rnf6 gene encoding E3 ubiquitin-protein ligase RNF6, producing MDPPGGRDERRRQAERLRREEAYYHFINELSEEEYRLMRDSNLLGTPGEVTAEELRQRLDGVKERMSTQPCPEPRPQNSGGTEAGQEGNSGAAEPGAESTNGDSLLEWLNTFRRTGNATRSGQSGNQTWRAVSRTNPNSGEFRFSLEININHEQPEPGEHSDAADPAEPPAPAPTPLRSSAGMRPPPRPASYSTQHAAPYPTVRPTLGRRAQARRTRSSTTPPITPPLISQAPYTALRRNLALPQLAPPPPPPPPPPPLQVPPTSVSQGQDSGNVLVQTQAPPPSVSNGEGQDASEGLDCPDSVSQPALHGAAAGREAHASRTRSRGRVRRVAGTGALSRSSRRSRSPLDRNPAPNVSPSPTTGASVPESGGSTVAAVESGVETVSAAQPVAEVGVEEAETPTSGAGGGVRRHPTIMLDLQVRRIRPGENRDRDSIASRTRSRARAAENTVTFESDSGGFRRTISRSERAGIRTYVSTIRIPLRRISETGLGEPSSTALRSILRQIMTGFGELSSLMETEADSEASAPGQPTGLRAQVGEGGAGHTGAESRRESAAAVAGEAGQPRVGANGLDGRPGGRDTNNLVENGTLPILRLAHFFLLNDEEDDEHPRGLTKEQIDNLATRTYGQASLEGEQGRACSVCINEYAQGNKLRSLPCTHEFHIHCIDRWLSENNTCPICRQPVLSGHQD from the exons ATGGACCCTCCCGGCGGACGGGATGAGCGTCGCCGTCAGGCGGAGCGTCTTCGGCGGGAGGAGGCGTACTATCACTTCATCAACGAGCTGAGTGAGGAGGAGTACCGGCTGATGAGGGACAGCAACCTTTTGGGCACACCTG GTGAAGTCACAGCGGAGGAGCTCAGGCAGCGTCTGGACGGAGTGAAGGAGCGAATGTCCACCCAGCCCTGCCCCGAGCCACGCCCACAGAACAGTGGGGGCACTGAAGCAGGACAGGAGGGCAACAGTG GTGCGGCCGAGCCGGGTGCGGAGAGCACCAATGGAGACTCGCTGCTGGAGTGGCTGAACACGTTCAGGCGCACGGGCAACGCCACCCGCAGCGGGCAGAGCGGCAACCAGACGTGGCGCGCGGTGAGCCGCACCAACCCCAACAGCGGCGAGTTCCGCTTCAGCCTGGAGATCAACATCAACCACGAGCAGCCCGAGCCGGGCGAGCACAGCGACGCGGCCGACCCCGCCGaaccccccgcccccgcccccacccccctcagGTCTTCTGCGGGCATGCGTCCACCTCCGCGGCCCGCGTCGTACTCCACCCAGCACGCTGCACCTTACCCCACTGTCCGGCCCACCCTGGGGAGGAGGGCTCAGGCCCGACGCACACGCAGTAGCACCACTCCTCCCATAACCCCGCCCCTAATCTCACAGGCTCCGTATACAGCATTGCGGAGGAACCTTGCTCTCCCTCAactagctcctccccctcctcctcctcctccgcctcctcctctgCAGGTCCCGCCCACTTCTGTAAGCCAAGGGCAGGATAGTGGTAATGTGCTGGTTCAAacacaggcccctcccccttcggTCAGTAATGGGGAGGGGCAGGATGCTAGCGAAGGCTTGGACTGTCCGGACTCCGTGTCTCAGCCTGCCCTGCATGGGGCAGCAGCTGGCCGTGAGGCACACGCAAGTAGGACTCGTTCACGCGGCCGTGTGCGCCGGGTGGCAGGAACCGGAGCTTTATCTAGGTCCTCGAGACGTAGCCGCTCCCCTCTGGACAGAAACCCCGCCCCCAACGTTAGCCCCTCCCCTACCACCGGTGCGTCAGTGCCGGAGTCCGGCGGGAGCACGGTGGCTGCCGTGGAGTCGGGCGTAGAGACCGTGTCTGCGGCACAACCCGTCGCAGAGGTGGGCGTGGAGGAGGCGGAGACGCCTACGTCAGGAGCGGGTGGAGGCGTACGACGCCATCCCACCATCATGCTCGACCTGCAGGTGCGGCGCATTCGCCCGGGGGAGAACCGAGACCGAGACAGCATCGCCAGCCGCACCCGCTCCCGGGCCCGGGCCGCCGAGAACACCGTCACGTTTGAGAGCGACAGCGGCGGCTTCCGTCGCACCATTTCCCGCTCGGAGCGAGCCGGCATCCGTACCTACGTCAGCACCATCCGCATCCCCCTGCGTCGCATCTCCGAGACGGGTCTGGGCGAGCCCAGCTCCACCGCCCTGCGCTCCATCCTCCGTCAGATCATGACCGGCTTCGGGGAGCTCAGCTCCCTCATGGAGACGGAGGCGGACTCCGAGGCTTCCGCGCCCGGCCAGCCCACCGGGCTCAGAGCTCAGGTAGGCGAAGGCGGGGCCGGCCACACGGGGGCGGAGTCCAGGCGAGAGAGCGCGGCGGCGGTGGCGGGCGAGGCGGGCCAGCCGCGGGTCGGCGCCAACGGCCTGGACGGCCGGCCCGGCGGCCGAGACACCAACAACCTGGTGGAGAACGGCACGCTGCCCATCTTGCGCCTCGCACACTTCTTCCTGCTGAACGACGAGGAGGACGACGAACACCCGCGCGGCCTCACCAAAGAGCAGATCGACAATCTGGCCACGCGCACCTACGGCCAGGCCAGCCTGGAGGGCGAGCAGGGGCGTGCCTGCAGCGTCTGCATCAACGAGTACGCCCAGGGCAACAAGCTGCGCAGTCTGCCCTGCACACACGAGTTCCACATCCACTGCATCGACCGCTGGCTCTCGGAGAACAATACCTGCCCCATCTGTAGGCAGCCCGTCCTCTCGGGCCACCAGGACTGA
- the cdk8 gene encoding cyclin-dependent kinase 8 produces the protein MDYDFKVKLTGERERVEDLFEYEGCKVGRGTYGHVYKAKRKDGKDDKDYALKQIEGTGISMSACREIALLRELKHPNVISLQKVFLSHADRKVWLLFDYAEHDLWHIIKFHRASKANKKPLQLPRGMVKSLLYQILDGIHYLHANWVLHRDLKPANILVMGEGPERGRVKIADMGFARLFNSPLKPLADLDPVVVTFWYRAPELLLGARHYTKAIDIWAIGCIFAELLTSEPIFHCRQEDIKTSNPYHHDQLDRIFNVMGFPADKDWEDIKKMPEHSTLMKDFRRNTYTNCSLIKYMEKHKVKPDSKAFHLLQKLLTMDPIRRITSEQAMQDLYFLEEPLPTSDVFAGCQIPYPKREFLTEEEPEDKADKKNQQQQGNNHTNGAGHTGNPDNSHAQGPPQKKVRVVPPTTTSSGLIMTSDYQRSNPHAAYQNPGPSTSLPQSSMGYSSTSQQPPQYSHQTHRY, from the exons ATGGACTACGACTTCAAAGTGAAGCTGACCGGGGAGAGGGAGCGGGTGGAGGACCTGTTCGAGTACGAGGGGTGTAAGGTCGGCCGAGGGACGTACGGGCATGTGTACAAGGCGAAGAGAAAAGACGG GAAGGATGATAAAGACTACGCTCTGAAACAGATCGAGGGTACAGGCATCTCCATGTCGGCCTGCAGGGAAATAGCT CTGCTCCGAGAGCTGAAGCACCCCAACGTGATCTCGCTGCAGAAGGTTTTCCTGTCACATGCAGACCGTAAAGTGTGGCTTCTCTTTGATTACGCCGAGCACGACCTCTGG CACATCATTAAGTTTCACAGAGCCTCCAAGGCCAATAAGAAACCTCTACAGCTTCCCCGCGGGATGGTGAAGTCTCTCCTCTACCAGATCCTGGATGGCATCCACTATCTGCACGCCAACTGGGTCCTGCACAGAGACCTG AAACCTGCAAATATTTTAGTAatgggggaggggccagagaGAGGGCGTGTAAAGATTG cggacATGGGCTTTGCACGCCTGTTTAATTCACCACTGAAGCCTTTAGCGGATCTGGACCCTGTTGTGGTCACATTCTGGTACAGGGCACCTGAGCTACTGTTGGGGGCCAGACATTACACCAAAGCCATCG ATATCTGGGCGATTGGCTGCATCTTTGCTGAGCTCTTGACATCAGAACCCATATTCCACTGTCGGCAAGAGGACATAAAGACCAGTAACCCGTACCACCATGATCAGCTGGACCGCATCTTCAACGTTATGGGCTTTCCTGCAG ACAAAGACTGGGAGGACATCAAGAAGATGCCGGAACACTCCACGCTGATGAAGGACTTCAGGAGGAACAC ATACACTAACTGCAGCCTTATAAAATACATGGAGAAGCATAAAGTCAAACCTGACAGCAAAGCATTCCACCTG CTGCAAAAACTGCTTACTATGGACCCGATCCGCAGGATCACCTCTGAACAGGCCATGCAGGACCTCTACTTCCTGGAGGAACCCCTTCCCACCTCCGA TGTCTTCGCCGGTTGTCAGATCCCTTATCCCAAACGCGAATTCCTAACAGAGGAGGAGCCTGAGGACAAGGCAGATAAA AAGAACCAGCAGCAGCAGGGGAACAACCACACCAACGGGGCGGGGCACACGGGTAACCCTGACAACAGCCATGCACAAGGCCCCCCCCAGAAGAAAGTGAGAGTGGTTCCACCCACCACTACCTCAAGTGGCCTCATCATGACCTCAGACTACCAG CGTTCAAATCCACATGCTGCCTACCAGAACCCAGGACCAAGCACATCACTGCCGCAAAGCAGCATGGGATACTCCTCTACCTCCCAGCAGCCCCCGCAGTACTCGCACCAGACCCACCGCTACTGA